A part of Vulcanisaeta moutnovskia 768-28 genomic DNA contains:
- a CDS encoding peroxiredoxin, protein MPITIPSIGEKFPELNVVTTHGPMKLPDAFKGKWFILFSHPGDFTPVCTTEFVSFAKHYDDFKKLNTELIGLSVDTDISHIEWVQWIEKSLGVKIPFPIIADPLGNVSKVLGGLHAESGTTTVRIVFIVDDKATIRTILYYPLELGRNIPEILRIVRSLQLIDKYGVVMPANWPYNEIIGENVLNPPPHHVEEAPKRLQQYKGYAWWLTYKELPKDEVEETKRIIKIRIE, encoded by the coding sequence ATGCCAATAACAATTCCATCAATAGGAGAAAAATTCCCCGAGCTAAATGTAGTGACTACACACGGACCAATGAAACTGCCGGATGCCTTCAAGGGCAAGTGGTTCATACTCTTCAGCCATCCAGGTGACTTCACGCCAGTATGTACCACAGAGTTCGTGAGCTTTGCCAAGCACTACGACGACTTCAAGAAGTTAAATACTGAGTTGATAGGACTTAGTGTTGATACGGACATCAGCCACATTGAGTGGGTGCAGTGGATTGAGAAGTCTTTAGGCGTTAAAATACCATTCCCAATAATCGCCGATCCACTGGGCAACGTCTCAAAGGTCTTAGGAGGGTTACATGCAGAGTCGGGTACAACTACTGTTAGGATAGTATTCATAGTTGATGACAAAGCGACAATAAGAACAATACTGTATTACCCACTGGAACTTGGTAGGAACATACCAGAGATACTCAGAATAGTTAGGTCGTTACAGCTCATTGATAAGTATGGTGTTGTTATGCCGGCGAATTGGCCGTACAACGAGATAATTGGCGAAAATGTGCTGAATCCACCACCGCACCATGTTGAGGAGGCTCCAAAGAGACTCCAGCAGTATAAGGGCTATGCTTGGTGGTTAACCTACAAGGAGTTGCCGAAGGATGAGGTTGAGGAGACCAAGAGGATTATTAAGATTAGAATTGAGTAA
- a CDS encoding aconitase X swivel domain-containing protein, translated as MKFKGETLFGSGIINGELVVYRESLSFLGDVDGKSGTIRTINTSIVGKILVIPNSRGSTVGPYVMYQLSKYGKAPLAILSVKADTMLIIGAIMAQIPIMTNLPKEILNLSSGITARVDLDKGEIYVSES; from the coding sequence ATGAAGTTTAAGGGAGAGACCTTGTTTGGAAGTGGCATTATTAATGGTGAATTGGTGGTTTATCGCGAGTCACTTTCCTTTCTTGGGGATGTTGATGGTAAGAGCGGTACCATAAGGACCATTAACACTAGTATTGTGGGTAAGATACTGGTAATACCGAATTCGAGGGGTTCTACCGTAGGTCCCTACGTCATGTACCAACTGAGTAAGTATGGCAAGGCACCATTGGCAATACTTAGCGTTAAGGCAGATACCATGCTCATCATTGGCGCCATTATGGCACAAATACCAATAATGACCAATTTACCCAAGGAAATACTCAATCTGAGTAGTGGAATTACGGCACGTGTAGACTTAGATAAGGGTGAGATTTATGTCAGTGAGTCCTGA